A window of Leclercia adecarboxylata contains these coding sequences:
- the araA gene encoding L-arabinose isomerase, giving the protein MTIFNNYEVWFVIGSQHLYGPEALRQVTQHAEHVVNALNAEAKLPCKLVLKPLGTSPDEITHICRDANYDDKCAGLVVWLHTFSPAKMWINGLSILNKPLLQFHTQFNAALPWDSIDMDFMNLNQTAHGGREFGFIGARMRQQHAVVTGHWQDKQAHQRIGSWMRQAVSKQDTRQLKVVRFGDNMREVAVTDGDKVAAQIKFGFSVNTWAVGDLVQVVNEISDGDVNALVDEYESSYRLTAAAQVNGDKRQNVLDAARIELGMKRFLEQGGFHAFTTTFEDLHGLKQLPGLAVQRLMQQGYGFAGEGDWKTAALLRIMKVMSTGLQGGTSFMEDYTYHFENGNDLVLGSHMLEVCPSIAVDEKPILDVQHLGIGGKADPARLIFNTRTGPAINASLIDLGDRFRLLVNCVDAVETPHALPKLPVANALWKAQPDLATASEAWIVAGGAHHTVFSHALDLNDMRQFAELHDIELTVIDNDTRLPAFKDALRWNEVYYGSKR; this is encoded by the coding sequence ATGACGATTTTTAATAATTATGAAGTGTGGTTTGTGATTGGTAGCCAGCATCTTTACGGGCCGGAAGCCCTGCGCCAGGTAACACAGCATGCAGAACACGTGGTCAACGCCCTGAATGCGGAAGCAAAACTGCCGTGCAAGCTGGTGCTCAAGCCGCTGGGTACCTCTCCGGATGAAATCACCCATATCTGCCGTGACGCCAACTACGACGACAAATGCGCGGGCCTGGTGGTGTGGCTGCACACCTTCTCCCCGGCCAAGATGTGGATCAACGGTCTTTCCATCCTCAACAAACCGCTGCTGCAGTTCCATACCCAGTTCAACGCGGCGCTGCCGTGGGACAGCATCGATATGGACTTTATGAACCTGAACCAGACCGCGCACGGCGGCCGCGAGTTCGGCTTCATCGGCGCGCGCATGCGTCAGCAGCACGCGGTTGTAACCGGCCACTGGCAGGACAAACAGGCCCACCAGCGGATTGGCTCCTGGATGCGCCAGGCGGTATCAAAACAGGATACCCGCCAGCTGAAAGTGGTGCGTTTTGGCGACAACATGCGTGAAGTGGCGGTAACTGACGGCGATAAAGTGGCCGCGCAGATTAAGTTTGGTTTTTCCGTCAATACCTGGGCGGTGGGCGACCTGGTGCAGGTGGTCAATGAAATCAGCGACGGCGACGTGAATGCGCTGGTGGACGAGTATGAAAGCAGCTACCGCCTGACGGCGGCGGCACAGGTTAACGGTGATAAACGCCAGAACGTGCTGGATGCAGCCCGTATCGAGCTGGGGATGAAGCGCTTCCTGGAACAGGGCGGCTTCCATGCCTTCACCACCACCTTTGAAGATCTTCATGGCCTCAAGCAGCTTCCGGGCCTGGCGGTACAACGTCTGATGCAGCAGGGCTATGGCTTTGCCGGTGAAGGCGACTGGAAAACCGCCGCTCTGCTACGCATCATGAAAGTGATGTCGACCGGTCTGCAGGGCGGCACCTCCTTTATGGAGGATTACACCTACCACTTCGAGAACGGCAACGATCTGGTGCTGGGCTCGCACATGCTGGAAGTCTGCCCGTCGATCGCCGTGGATGAAAAACCGATCCTCGACGTGCAGCATCTTGGCATTGGCGGCAAAGCCGATCCGGCGCGTCTGATCTTCAACACCCGTACCGGTCCGGCGATTAACGCCAGCCTGATCGATCTGGGCGATCGTTTCCGCCTGCTGGTGAACTGCGTTGACGCCGTCGAAACCCCGCACGCCCTGCCGAAACTGCCGGTAGCCAACGCCCTGTGGAAAGCACAGCCGGATCTGGCCACCGCCTCCGAAGCCTGGATCGTGGCGGGCGGCGCGCACCACACCGTCTTCAGCCATGCCCTGGATCTCAACGACATGCGTCAGTTCGC